The following DNA comes from Corallococcus exiguus.
ACACGACGCCCAGCACCACGTCGTCGATGTGCTTCGGGTCCAGGTTCGGGTTGCGCTGCTTGAGCGCGTCCACCAGGCCGACGAGCAGCGACACCGGCTTGGTGCCGTGCAGGGCGCCCTTCTTGCCCTTGCCGCGAGGGGTACGGACGGCGTCGAAGATGAATGCTTCCTGGCTCACGGGGAGCCTCCTTGTGAGAAGGGAGGGGCTACAGGGACCGGGCGACGAGCTCCTTCATGACCTCGTTCGCGCCGGCGAAGATTCGCAGGACGCGGGTGTCCGCGAACAGATGGGCGATGGGGTATTCCTTCATATACCCGTACCCGCCGAACAGCTGGAGGCAGCGGTCCACTACCAGGCAGGCCTGGTCGGACACCCAGTATTTCGCCATGGCCGCCGTTGTCACATCGAGTCTGCCTTCCAGGTGGGACGCGACGCAGTCATCCACGAAGGTGCGGCAGACCCGCTGGAGGGTGGCGCACTCCGCCAGCTCGAAGCGCGTGTTCTGCAGGGCGAAGAGCGGCTTGCCGAAGACGTGGCGCTGCTTCGTGTAATCGACCGTGAGCTGGACCGCGCGCTCCAGGCTCGCCACCGCGATGATGGCCGTGGTCAGCCGCTCCTGGGGCAGCTGCTGCATGAGCTGGGCGAAGCCCCGGCCCTCCTCGCCTCCCAGCAGGTTGACGGCGGGGACGCGCAGGTCGTCGAAGAAGAGCTCGGTGGTGTCCTGTCCCTTGCCCCCCAGCTTGTCGAGGATGCGGCCGCGCTGGAAGCCGGGCGTCGTGTCGGAGACCTCCGCGCACAAGAGGGAGATGCCCGCGTGGCCCGGCTGCCCGGTGCGCACGACGATGATGATGAAGTCGCACACGTGGCCGTTGGAGATGAACGTCTTCGCGCCGCTCACCCGGTAGAAGTCGCCTTCACGCACCGCGCGGGTGGAGATGGCCTGGAGGTCGGAGCCCGTCCCCGGCTCGGTCATGGCGATGGCGCCCACCCACTCGCCGCTGGCCAGACGGGGCAGCCATTTCTCCTTCTGGGCCTCCGACGCGTAGGCGAGCAGGTAGTGCGCGACGATGGCGCAGTGGACGGGGAAGCCCATGGATGGGTCCCCGGCGCGGATCTGCTCCTCGATGAGGACCGCCTCGTGCGCGAACGTGCCGCCCACGCCGCCGTAGGCCTCCGGGATGGACATGCACAGGAGGCCCAGCTCTCCGGCGCGGCGGTAGAGCGCCTTGTCCGGGTAGCCCTGCTCCACGTGCTTGGGCAGGTTGGGGAGGACCTCCTTCGTGAAGTAGGTGGCCGCGAGCGTGCGCACCTGCTCGACGTCATCCGTGCTCCACCGGGGACGTGCCGTCGTCATGATGTCTGTCTCCTAGAGTCCGAAGGTCTTGCCGATGATGTCGCGCTGGATTTCGCTGGTGCCGCCGTAGACGGTGGAGATGACCGTGGCGCGCAGGTGCGACTCCATGTCGTATTCGGTGGCGTAGCCGTAGCCGCCCATCATCTGCATGCCCTCCAGGGCCACGCGCTTGGCGGTCTCCGTCGTCTTGAGCTTCGCCATGGAGGCCTCGCGGGGGAGCATCCGGTCCGGGTGCTCGTCCGCCATGGCCGCCACGCGGTAGACGAGCAGCTCGCAGCAATCCAGCTCCGTGGCCAGGTCCGCGATGCGGTGCTTGAGCGCCTGGAAGGAGCCGACGGCGCGGCCGAACTGCTTGCGCTCCTTCACGTAGGCGACGGCGTCGTCGAACGCGCGCCGGCCCCGGCCCAGCATGGACGCGGCGAGCAGGAGCCGCTCGCTGTTGAGCCCCGCCATCAGCTGGGGCCACGCCTGGTCCACGAGGCCGACCACGGAGGACTCCGGCAGGAAGCAGTCCGTGAAGAAGACGTCGTTGACCTCCTTGCCGCCCATCGTGGGGATGCCGCGGATCTCCATGCCGGGCGTGCCCGCGGAGACGCAGAACATGGTGAGGCCTTCATGCCGCGAACCCACGGAGTTCGTGCGTGCCACGAGCAGCACGTGGTCCGCGAAGTGCGCGTTGGAGCACCAGGTCTTCTGTCCGTTGACCACGAAGCCCCCGTGCGTCCGGACCGCGCGGCAGGTGATGGCTGCGGCGTCCGAGCCGGCCCCGGGTTCGGAGATGGAGATGGCCTCCACCCGGCCGCGTGCGATGCCTCCGAGGATTGTCTCCTTCTGCACCGGGGTCCCGAACTTCGCGTAGGGGCCTGCCGCCACCGCGGTGGTGATGTAGCCGCCTACCGGCGCGAGCCCGTACGCGGTCCGCTCCGCGAAGAGGCACATGTCGGACATGCCTCCGCCGGAGCCGCCGTACTCCGTGGGGATGCCCACGCCCAGCCAGCCCAGCTCGGCCATTTGGGCGTAGAGGCCGGGGGCGTGGGCCTCCGTGCCGTTATGGGTCAGCGCGTCCCGCTGCGCGCGCGTGCCCGTCCTGGCGCGGCAGAACGCGTCGATGGCATCCGCGAACGAGGCTTGCTCCGGGGTTCTCACATGCATGGCGGTTCTCCGAAGGGGCGTCAGGCGTTCGCGTAGAGCGCGGCGATGCGTTCGGCGTACTGCGCGAGCAGCACGCGGCGCTTGAGCTTGAGGGTGACCGTCAGCTCTCCCGTCACCGGGGACCATGCTTCCGGGACGACGTGGAAGCGTTTGATCTGCTCGGAACGGGAGAGGCGGACGTTGGCCGCGGCGACGAGGGATTCCAGCTCGGCCTGGACGGTGGGGTCTCGCGCGAGCTCCTCCAGCGACACCGAGGACAGGCCCCGGGCCTTGGCCCAGAGCGGCGCGGCCTCCGGATCCAAGGAGACGAGCGCCGTCACGTAGGGGTGGCCGTCGCCAATCGCGATGGCCTGGGCCACCAGCGGGTGGGCGCGCAGCATGCCTTCGAGCTTGGAGGGGGCGATGTTCTTCCCGCTCGACGTGATGATCAGCTCCTTCTTGCGGTCGGTGATGCTGAGGAATCCGTCCGCGTCGAGCGTGCCGATGTCGCCAGTGGCGAGCCAGCCGTCCGCGTCCGTCGCGCGGGCAATCTGGCCGTCCGCCGCGAGGTAGCCCATGAACACCACCGGACCGCGCACGAAGATTTCCCCGTCCAACGCCAGCTTGAGTTGGAG
Coding sequences within:
- a CDS encoding acyl-CoA dehydrogenase family protein: MTTARPRWSTDDVEQVRTLAATYFTKEVLPNLPKHVEQGYPDKALYRRAGELGLLCMSIPEAYGGVGGTFAHEAVLIEEQIRAGDPSMGFPVHCAIVAHYLLAYASEAQKEKWLPRLASGEWVGAIAMTEPGTGSDLQAISTRAVREGDFYRVSGAKTFISNGHVCDFIIIVVRTGQPGHAGISLLCAEVSDTTPGFQRGRILDKLGGKGQDTTELFFDDLRVPAVNLLGGEEGRGFAQLMQQLPQERLTTAIIAVASLERAVQLTVDYTKQRHVFGKPLFALQNTRFELAECATLQRVCRTFVDDCVASHLEGRLDVTTAAMAKYWVSDQACLVVDRCLQLFGGYGYMKEYPIAHLFADTRVLRIFAGANEVMKELVARSL
- a CDS encoding acyl-CoA dehydrogenase family protein; translated protein: MHVRTPEQASFADAIDAFCRARTGTRAQRDALTHNGTEAHAPGLYAQMAELGWLGVGIPTEYGGSGGGMSDMCLFAERTAYGLAPVGGYITTAVAAGPYAKFGTPVQKETILGGIARGRVEAISISEPGAGSDAAAITCRAVRTHGGFVVNGQKTWCSNAHFADHVLLVARTNSVGSRHEGLTMFCVSAGTPGMEIRGIPTMGGKEVNDVFFTDCFLPESSVVGLVDQAWPQLMAGLNSERLLLAASMLGRGRRAFDDAVAYVKERKQFGRAVGSFQALKHRIADLATELDCCELLVYRVAAMADEHPDRMLPREASMAKLKTTETAKRVALEGMQMMGGYGYATEYDMESHLRATVISTVYGGTSEIQRDIIGKTFGL